The following proteins are encoded in a genomic region of Bradyrhizobium sp. SK17:
- the kdpA gene encoding potassium-transporting ATPase subunit KdpA: MTVIGWIQIILFCAVVTALVKPLGWYMTRVFNGERTFLSPVLRPVERGIYWVGGVDERREQHWLTYTVAMLLFHVGGFAIIYGLMRLQAFLPFNPAGQSAVAEDLSFNTAISFITNTNWQNYGGESTLSYLVQMLGLTHQNFLSAATGIALAMALIRGFSRSTMRTVGNFWVDVTRCTLYVLLPICIVYALFLVWQGMPQTLGAYVDATTLEGGKQTIALGPVASQVAIKMLGTNGGGFFNANAAHPFENPTALSNLVQMISIFALGAAMTNVFGRMVGNQRQGWAIFAVMGLLFVAGVTVTYWAEANGTSILHAVDLTGGNMEGKEVRFGIVASSLFAVVTTAASCGAVNAMHDSFTALGGMIPLINMQLGEVIIGGVGAGLYGMLLFVVLAIFVAGLMVGRTPEYVGKKIEAREVKMAMLAILVLPLMYLGWTAVGVVLPSAVASMANAGPHGFTEVLYAYTSGTGNNGSAFAGLTGNTLFYNLTLAMAMFVGRFFMIVPAMAIAGSLVEKKSIPASAGTFPTTGGLFVGLVIGVILIIGGLTFFPALALGPIVEHLAMNANTLF, encoded by the coding sequence ATGACCGTCATCGGCTGGATTCAAATTATTCTGTTCTGCGCTGTTGTAACCGCGCTGGTCAAGCCGCTCGGCTGGTACATGACCCGCGTGTTCAACGGCGAGCGCACCTTCCTCTCACCCGTGCTGCGCCCGGTCGAGCGCGGCATCTACTGGGTCGGCGGCGTCGACGAGCGGCGCGAGCAGCACTGGCTGACCTATACGGTCGCCATGCTGCTGTTCCATGTCGGCGGCTTCGCCATCATCTACGGGCTGATGCGGTTGCAGGCATTTCTGCCGTTCAATCCGGCCGGACAGTCCGCGGTTGCCGAGGACCTTTCCTTCAACACCGCGATCTCCTTCATCACCAACACCAACTGGCAGAACTACGGCGGCGAGAGCACGCTGTCCTATCTGGTCCAGATGCTGGGGCTGACGCACCAGAACTTCCTGTCGGCGGCCACCGGCATCGCGCTCGCGATGGCGCTGATCCGCGGCTTCTCGCGTTCGACGATGCGCACGGTCGGCAATTTCTGGGTCGACGTGACGCGCTGCACGCTCTATGTGCTGCTGCCGATCTGCATCGTCTATGCGCTGTTCCTGGTCTGGCAGGGCATGCCGCAGACGCTCGGTGCCTATGTCGACGCAACGACGCTCGAGGGCGGCAAGCAGACCATCGCGCTCGGCCCGGTGGCTTCGCAGGTCGCGATCAAGATGCTCGGCACCAATGGCGGCGGCTTCTTCAACGCCAACGCTGCGCATCCGTTCGAGAATCCGACCGCGCTGTCGAACCTGGTGCAGATGATCTCGATTTTCGCGCTCGGTGCCGCGATGACCAACGTGTTCGGCCGCATGGTCGGCAATCAGCGCCAGGGCTGGGCGATCTTCGCCGTGATGGGCCTGCTGTTCGTCGCCGGCGTCACCGTGACCTACTGGGCGGAAGCCAACGGCACCTCGATCCTGCATGCCGTCGATCTGACCGGCGGCAACATGGAGGGCAAGGAGGTCCGCTTCGGCATCGTCGCGTCCTCGCTGTTCGCGGTCGTCACCACCGCCGCCTCCTGCGGCGCGGTCAACGCCATGCATGACAGCTTCACCGCGCTTGGCGGCATGATCCCGCTGATCAACATGCAACTCGGCGAAGTCATCATCGGCGGCGTCGGCGCGGGCCTCTACGGCATGCTGCTGTTCGTCGTGTTGGCGATCTTCGTCGCCGGCCTGATGGTTGGCCGCACGCCGGAATATGTCGGCAAGAAGATCGAGGCACGCGAGGTCAAGATGGCGATGCTCGCGATCCTGGTGCTGCCGCTGATGTATCTCGGCTGGACTGCGGTCGGCGTGGTGCTGCCCTCGGCCGTGGCCTCGATGGCCAATGCCGGCCCGCACGGTTTCACCGAGGTGCTCTATGCCTATACCTCGGGAACCGGCAACAATGGCTCGGCGTTCGCGGGCCTCACCGGCAACACCCTGTTCTACAATCTGACGCTCGCGATGGCGATGTTCGTCGGCCGCTTCTTCATGATCGTGCCGGCGATGGCGATCGCAGGCTCGCTGGTCGAGAAGAAGTCGATCCCGGCCTCGGCGGGCACCTTCCCGACCACCGGCGGGCTGTTCGTCGGCCTCGTCATCGGCGTGATCCTGATCATCGGCGGCCTCACCTTCTTCCCGGCGCTGGCGCTCGGGCCGATCGTCGAGCACCTCGCCATGAACGCCAACACCCTGTTCTGA
- a CDS encoding K(+)-transporting ATPase subunit F, with amino-acid sequence MIFDYSLAGLVSLGLLFYLTYALLRPERF; translated from the coding sequence ATGATCTTCGATTACTCGCTTGCCGGCCTCGTCTCGCTCGGCCTGTTGTTCTACCTCACCTACGCATTGCTGCGGCCCGAGCGCTTCTAG
- the dapA gene encoding 4-hydroxy-tetrahydrodipicolinate synthase, translating into MIAQTASRWAAPADSTEWLSGFIPDLPTPFNHHDEIDVDAFGRLCERQIAAGATALVVGETAGESSTLEPAERAQLVAIAARVARRRVRIIAGAGSNATDRAVTFTRAAEAAGADAIMSVVPYYNKPMPQGMAAHFRAVAAATTLPVILHDVPSRTVKGLADETLLELATSPRFAGLRDSGADVARLARLRARLPATFRMLTGDDNSSLAWLAAGGDGCVSAVTNVAPDLYVAVHRHFRAGRLYQARELHQRLVPLATLLEREHPAALKFALALLGFMQPATRLPIVQLGTAAKAEVAQAMAALADEYLAAAQ; encoded by the coding sequence ATGATCGCGCAGACAGCATCGAGATGGGCAGCGCCGGCCGATTCGACCGAATGGCTGTCGGGCTTCATCCCCGATCTTCCGACCCCCTTCAACCACCATGACGAAATCGACGTCGATGCGTTCGGCCGGCTGTGCGAGCGCCAGATCGCAGCCGGCGCCACCGCGCTGGTGGTTGGCGAGACCGCGGGCGAAAGCTCGACGCTGGAGCCCGCCGAGCGCGCGCAGTTGGTTGCCATCGCAGCCCGCGTCGCGCGCAGGCGGGTCCGCATCATCGCCGGCGCCGGATCGAACGCGACGGATCGTGCCGTCACGTTCACGCGGGCCGCCGAGGCGGCGGGCGCAGATGCCATCATGTCGGTCGTGCCCTATTACAACAAGCCGATGCCGCAGGGCATGGCGGCGCATTTCCGCGCCGTGGCCGCCGCCACCACGCTGCCGGTGATCCTGCACGACGTCCCGTCGCGGACTGTCAAGGGACTCGCCGACGAGACGCTGCTCGAACTCGCGACCTCGCCACGGTTCGCGGGATTGCGCGACAGCGGTGCCGACGTCGCCCGGCTGGCGCGGCTGCGCGCACGCCTGCCCGCGACGTTCCGAATGCTGACCGGTGACGACAATTCATCGCTCGCCTGGCTTGCGGCCGGCGGCGATGGCTGCGTCTCCGCGGTGACGAACGTCGCGCCCGACCTGTATGTCGCCGTGCACCGGCACTTCCGCGCGGGCCGGCTGTACCAGGCGCGCGAGTTGCATCAGCGGCTGGTGCCGCTGGCGACCCTGCTGGAACGCGAGCATCCGGCCGCGCTGAAGTTCGCGCTGGCGCTGTTGGGCTTCATGCAACCGGCGACGCGGCTGCCGATCGTGCAATTGGGGACGGCGGCGAAGGCCGAAGTGGCACAGGCGATGGCCGCACTTGCCGACGAATATCTTGCAGCGGCACAGTGA
- a CDS encoding Hsp20/alpha crystallin family protein, which produces MRPKDQINWMLTDAIEALARAERLHQSFLNLHPRAGSSEPSWEPPMDVIETDEEILILVALPGVDPDEVEAALDGGTLVISGRRILPAELRDARILRLELPQGRFERRIALPTGRYTISRFAAHGCVGLRLGKSS; this is translated from the coding sequence ATGCGGCCAAAGGATCAGATCAACTGGATGCTGACAGACGCGATCGAGGCGCTCGCCCGGGCCGAACGATTGCACCAGAGCTTCCTCAATTTGCACCCGCGGGCAGGCAGCAGCGAGCCGAGCTGGGAACCGCCGATGGACGTGATCGAGACCGACGAGGAGATCCTGATCCTGGTCGCGCTGCCGGGGGTCGATCCCGACGAGGTCGAGGCCGCGCTCGACGGCGGCACGCTGGTGATCTCCGGCCGCCGCATCCTGCCCGCTGAACTGCGCGACGCCCGCATCCTGCGTCTCGAACTGCCGCAGGGCCGGTTCGAGCGCCGCATCGCGCTGCCGACCGGCCGCTACACCATCAGCCGCTTTGCCGCGCATGGCTGCGTCGGCCTGCGGCTCGGAAAATCGAGCTGA
- the lon gene encoding endopeptidase La: protein MAASDISSSTTASAPIPSDALIIIAVRSTVLFPDVIIPISINRAKSIAAAQQAVREQRQIGILLQRDPEADDPGPDGLYRVGTVANIVRYITGADDTHHLVCQGVQRMRVLDYLPGTPFLAARVLQIPEPTTTSPEIEARFLNLQRQALEAAQLLPQTPPELIAALQGTTSPATLADLATSYMDIKSPEKQDILETIDLVPRMEKVSRHLAERIEVLRLSQEIGQKTKAAFDERQREAILREQMATIQRQLGEGDGKAAEVAELTKAIVEAKMPPEAESQAQKELRRYERMPEAAAESGMVRSYLDWLIDLPWSLPEEKPIDIAEARKILDQDHYGLEKIKSRIIEYLAVRKLAPGGKAPILCFLGPPGVGKTSLGQSIARAMSRPFVRVSLGGVHDEAEIRGHRRTYIGALPGNIIQAIKKAGARNCVMMLDEIDKMGRGVQGDPSAAMLEVLDPEQNGTFRDNYLGVPFDLSRVVFIATANMLDGVPGPLLDRMELISLAGYTEDEKLEIAKRYLVRRQLEANGLKAEQVELDPDALRLIIKSYTREAGVRNLEREIGKVLRNVAVQIAEGSTSHVTIAPKDIISLLGQPRFENEIAMRTSVPGVATGLAWTPVGGDILFIEASRTPGRGALMITGQLGDVMRESVQAAMTLVKSRASQLGIDPGMFEKNDIHIHVPAGATPKDGPSAGVAMFTALTSLLTDRTVRSDTAMTGEISLRGLVLPVGGIKEKVVAAAAAGLTRVMLPARNKRDYDDIPAGARAKLEFIWLERVDDAIAAALEPAKATPAAAE, encoded by the coding sequence ATGGCTGCTTCGGACATTTCCAGCTCGACCACGGCATCGGCGCCGATCCCGAGCGACGCACTGATCATCATCGCGGTGCGCTCGACGGTGCTGTTTCCCGACGTCATCATCCCGATCTCGATCAACCGCGCCAAATCCATTGCGGCGGCGCAGCAGGCGGTCCGCGAGCAGCGCCAGATCGGCATCCTGTTGCAGCGCGACCCCGAGGCCGACGATCCCGGCCCGGACGGGCTCTACCGCGTCGGCACCGTCGCCAACATCGTGCGCTACATCACCGGCGCCGACGACACCCATCATCTGGTCTGTCAGGGCGTGCAGCGCATGCGCGTGCTCGACTATCTGCCCGGCACCCCGTTCCTCGCCGCGCGCGTGCTGCAGATCCCGGAGCCGACCACCACCTCGCCCGAGATCGAGGCCCGCTTCCTCAATCTGCAGCGCCAGGCGCTGGAGGCCGCGCAATTGCTGCCGCAGACGCCGCCCGAATTGATCGCCGCGTTGCAGGGCACGACCTCGCCGGCCACCCTCGCCGACCTTGCGACCTCCTACATGGACATCAAGTCGCCTGAGAAGCAGGACATCCTCGAGACCATCGATCTCGTGCCGCGCATGGAGAAGGTCTCGCGGCATCTCGCCGAGCGCATCGAGGTGCTCCGCCTGAGCCAGGAGATCGGCCAGAAGACCAAGGCCGCGTTCGACGAACGGCAGCGCGAGGCGATCCTGCGCGAGCAGATGGCGACCATCCAGCGCCAGCTGGGCGAAGGCGACGGCAAGGCGGCGGAAGTTGCCGAGCTGACCAAGGCGATCGTCGAGGCCAAGATGCCGCCGGAGGCCGAGAGCCAGGCGCAGAAGGAATTACGCCGCTACGAGCGGATGCCGGAGGCCGCCGCCGAATCCGGCATGGTGCGCAGCTATCTCGACTGGCTGATCGACCTGCCGTGGAGCCTGCCCGAGGAGAAGCCGATCGACATCGCGGAAGCCCGCAAGATCCTCGACCAGGACCACTACGGCCTCGAAAAGATCAAGAGCCGCATCATCGAGTACCTCGCGGTGCGCAAGCTCGCGCCGGGCGGCAAGGCGCCGATCCTGTGCTTCCTCGGGCCGCCCGGCGTCGGCAAGACCTCGCTCGGCCAGTCGATCGCGCGCGCGATGTCGCGGCCGTTCGTTCGTGTCTCGCTCGGTGGCGTGCATGACGAGGCCGAGATTCGCGGCCACCGCCGCACCTATATCGGCGCGCTGCCCGGCAACATCATCCAGGCGATCAAGAAGGCCGGCGCACGCAATTGCGTGATGATGCTGGACGAGATCGACAAGATGGGCCGCGGCGTCCAGGGCGACCCGTCGGCCGCGATGCTCGAGGTGCTCGACCCCGAGCAGAACGGCACCTTCCGCGACAATTACCTCGGCGTGCCGTTCGACCTGTCGCGCGTCGTGTTCATCGCCACCGCCAATATGCTCGACGGCGTCCCCGGGCCGCTGCTCGACCGCATGGAACTGATCAGCCTCGCCGGTTACACCGAGGACGAGAAGCTCGAGATCGCCAAGCGCTATCTGGTGCGCCGCCAGCTCGAGGCCAACGGCCTGAAGGCCGAACAGGTCGAACTCGATCCGGACGCGCTGCGGCTGATCATCAAGAGTTACACCCGCGAGGCCGGCGTCCGCAATCTGGAGCGCGAGATCGGCAAGGTGCTGCGCAACGTCGCGGTGCAGATCGCCGAAGGCAGCACGAGTCACGTCACGATCGCGCCGAAGGATATCATCTCGCTGCTCGGCCAGCCGCGCTTCGAGAACGAGATCGCGATGCGCACCAGCGTCCCCGGCGTCGCCACCGGGCTCGCATGGACCCCGGTCGGCGGCGACATCCTGTTCATCGAGGCCTCGCGCACGCCGGGCCGCGGCGCGCTGATGATCACCGGACAGCTCGGCGACGTGATGCGCGAGAGCGTGCAGGCCGCGATGACCCTGGTGAAGAGCCGGGCCTCCCAGCTCGGCATCGACCCCGGCATGTTCGAGAAGAACGACATCCACATCCACGTTCCCGCCGGCGCCACGCCGAAGGACGGCCCGAGCGCGGGTGTCGCGATGTTCACCGCCCTCACCTCGCTTTTGACCGATCGCACCGTGCGCAGCGACACCGCGATGACCGGCGAGATCTCGCTGCGCGGCCTCGTGCTGCCGGTCGGCGGCATCAAGGAGAAAGTGGTCGCCGCCGCGGCCGCGGGCCTGACCCGCGTGATGCTGCCGGCCCGCAACAAGCGCGATTACGACGACATCCCCGCCGGCGCGCGCGCCAAGCTGGAGTTCATCTGGCTCGAGCGCGTCGACGACGCGATCGCCGCCGCGCTGGAGCCCGCCAAGGCGACTCCGGCGGCGGCGGAGTGA
- a CDS encoding OFA family MFS transporter: MTTVSSAGRVSAAGAGFLDKEQTIATAGFNRWLVPPAALCIHLCIGMSYGLSVFWLPLSRAIGIDKPAACQNPSVLGDLFTTTCDWQVTNLLMIFTIGIVVLGLSAAMFGGWLERAGPRKAGFVAALCWSGGFAISALGVYIHQLWILWIGLGLIGGVGLGLGYISPVSTLVKWFPDRRGMATGMAIMGFGGGAMIGSPLANLLINYFKTPTSVGVWQTFLAMAAIYFVFMMIGAFGYRVPPAGWRPEGWTPPATTNRMISSANVHLDNAHKTPQFWLIWMVLCMNVSAGIGVLAMASPMLQEIFGGALIGKAGVGFAALDAGQKVAIATIAAGFVGLLSLFNIGGRFFWASLSDKIGRKNTYYTFFILGIVLYALAPSFAHMGSRTLFVGAFCIILTMYGGGFATIPAYLADIFGTQFVGAIHGRLLTAWSTAGVVGPLLVGYIRDAQLQAGIERALVYDRTMYILAGLLIIGLICNLRIRPVDSKWHMSEAEVARLQAETASAAASGPSGSFGIGKGGLDTKALLFWAFVAVPLAWGVYKTLESAVKIF, translated from the coding sequence ATGACCACAGTGAGCAGCGCCGGACGTGTATCCGCGGCAGGCGCAGGTTTCCTCGACAAGGAACAGACGATCGCGACCGCCGGCTTCAACCGCTGGCTGGTGCCGCCGGCTGCGCTCTGCATCCACCTCTGCATCGGCATGTCCTACGGGCTGAGCGTGTTCTGGCTACCGCTGTCGCGCGCGATCGGCATCGATAAGCCGGCCGCCTGCCAGAATCCTTCGGTGCTTGGCGACCTCTTTACCACGACCTGCGACTGGCAGGTCACCAACCTGCTGATGATCTTCACCATCGGCATCGTCGTGCTCGGTCTTTCCGCCGCGATGTTCGGCGGCTGGCTGGAGCGCGCCGGTCCGCGCAAGGCGGGCTTCGTCGCGGCGCTGTGCTGGTCCGGTGGCTTTGCGATCTCCGCGCTCGGCGTCTACATCCATCAGCTCTGGATCCTGTGGATCGGCCTCGGCCTGATCGGCGGCGTCGGCCTCGGGCTCGGCTACATCTCGCCGGTGTCGACGCTTGTGAAGTGGTTTCCCGACCGGCGCGGCATGGCGACCGGCATGGCCATCATGGGCTTCGGCGGTGGCGCGATGATCGGCTCGCCGCTGGCAAACCTGCTCATCAACTATTTCAAGACGCCGACCTCGGTCGGCGTCTGGCAGACCTTCCTCGCCATGGCGGCAATCTACTTCGTCTTCATGATGATCGGCGCATTCGGCTATCGCGTGCCGCCGGCCGGCTGGCGCCCCGAGGGTTGGACACCGCCCGCCACCACCAACCGCATGATCAGCTCGGCCAATGTGCATCTCGACAATGCACACAAGACGCCGCAGTTCTGGTTGATCTGGATGGTGCTCTGCATGAACGTGTCGGCCGGCATCGGCGTGCTGGCGATGGCCTCTCCGATGCTTCAGGAGATCTTCGGCGGCGCGCTGATCGGCAAGGCCGGCGTCGGCTTCGCGGCACTGGATGCCGGGCAGAAGGTGGCGATCGCGACGATCGCTGCCGGCTTCGTCGGCCTGTTGTCGCTGTTCAACATCGGCGGCCGCTTCTTCTGGGCGTCGCTGTCGGACAAGATCGGCCGCAAGAACACCTACTACACGTTCTTCATCCTCGGCATCGTGCTCTACGCGCTGGCGCCGAGCTTCGCCCATATGGGCTCGCGCACGCTGTTCGTCGGCGCCTTCTGCATCATCCTGACGATGTATGGCGGCGGCTTCGCGACCATCCCGGCCTATCTCGCCGATATCTTCGGCACGCAGTTCGTCGGCGCGATCCACGGCCGCCTGTTGACGGCGTGGTCAACGGCCGGCGTCGTCGGTCCGCTGCTGGTCGGCTATATCAGGGACGCCCAGCTTCAGGCCGGGATCGAGCGTGCGCTGGTCTACGACCGCACCATGTATATCCTGGCTGGCCTTTTGATCATCGGCTTGATCTGCAATCTCAGAATCCGGCCGGTGGATTCGAAGTGGCACATGAGTGAGGCCGAGGTCGCCAGGTTGCAGGCCGAAACGGCGAGCGCGGCAGCGTCCGGGCCAAGCGGATCGTTCGGGATCGGCAAGGGCGGCCTCGACACCAAGGCGCTGTTGTTCTGGGCCTTCGTCGCGGTCCCGCTGGCGTGGGGCGTTTACAAGACGCTGGAAAGCGCGGTCAAGATTTTCTGA
- a CDS encoding sulfurtransferase TusA family protein gives MTTTKLDLTGLKCPLPALKTRKALKTVIAGDLLEVHCTDPLSVIDIPALIQETGDKVEITERSDVRIVFLIEKANGTIDNSNAASPRTR, from the coding sequence ATGACAACGACGAAACTCGATCTCACAGGCCTGAAATGCCCGTTGCCTGCGCTGAAGACGCGCAAGGCCTTGAAGACCGTGATCGCCGGAGACCTGCTCGAAGTGCATTGCACCGATCCGCTTTCGGTGATCGATATCCCGGCGCTCATTCAGGAGACCGGCGACAAGGTCGAGATCACCGAGCGAAGCGATGTTCGCATCGTTTTCCTGATCGAGAAGGCGAATGGAACGATAGACAATTCAAATGCTGCATCGCCGCGTACACGCTAG
- the mobB gene encoding molybdopterin-guanine dinucleotide biosynthesis protein B has product MERWTPSETRMKVIGLAGWSGAGKTTLLSRVIPYLRGRGLRISVIKHAHHEFDVDVPGKDSWVHRQSGATEVLVSSTRRWALMHELRGADEPRLPELLAKMASVDLVVVEGFKREPLNKIEVHRAANGKPLLFPDDPCIVGIASDVAVETRLPIAHLDDIAAVAELMLRSAIGVDDVRASAAAES; this is encoded by the coding sequence ATTGAACGCTGGACGCCTTCGGAGACGCGGATGAAAGTGATTGGCCTCGCGGGTTGGAGCGGTGCCGGGAAGACCACCCTGCTGTCGCGGGTGATCCCCTATCTGCGCGGCCGCGGCTTGCGCATCTCCGTGATCAAGCACGCTCACCACGAATTCGATGTCGATGTGCCCGGCAAGGATTCCTGGGTGCACCGGCAGTCCGGCGCGACCGAGGTGCTGGTGTCCTCGACGCGGCGCTGGGCTCTGATGCACGAGCTGCGCGGCGCCGATGAACCGCGGCTGCCGGAACTGCTCGCCAAGATGGCGAGCGTCGACCTGGTGGTGGTCGAAGGTTTCAAGCGCGAGCCGCTCAACAAGATCGAGGTGCATCGCGCCGCCAATGGCAAGCCGCTGCTGTTTCCCGATGACCCATGCATTGTCGGAATTGCCAGCGACGTTGCCGTCGAAACCAGGCTGCCGATTGCGCATCTCGACGACATCGCGGCCGTTGCCGAATTGATGCTGCGTTCCGCGATCGGTGTCGATGATGTGCGCGCCTCGGCTGCGGCCGAAAGCTGA
- a CDS encoding fused MFS/spermidine synthase: protein MPNHDDVRDAISLKNRVLVTGIFLASGAASLILQVLWFKQLQFVLGSATVSVSVTVASFFFGLSLGSAVGGRVADTVDRPLKVYGFLELALALVSLAVTAFLSHWPTWVGWLAPMLDLESPLRLPLMVALSLAILSLPTMLMGATLPFLVRYLTRAQTDLANRIGLLYGFNTLGAAIGTLTVGFVLMGLVGITGSSLIAAALYVCVGLAALLVARGTSRLPPSPATTNMPAQAPGSQQGSTTILIWVFACSGFVSIAYEVVWFRFLTNVSTSSVYAFSGMLGVYLLGLVIGALICARLLAPRKDQLLRYFAVTQLLIAVAATLTVGILGKARTVGVVLHPIVSSLLPVPAQELLGGDVSFFLICAIALLLPTTLIGISFPLASELTVMQMSALGRRIGSLYALNTIGGVLGSLAAGFLLIPYLGSQWALTVLIALNVLLFVATAVSQPGLLRERSLWRQGTVAAGVIAVSLLLFTPHYLERVLTAIEGANVLELRETRQATFAVVEYQDGAAGTYQQLVVNSKSYANNRPEGRRYMAAMGHYPILLHPGAVETSVVICIGTGTTVGAVSTHQELQSIDAVDLSPTVFEFAPHFVPINKQFYQNPKVHQIVADGRHFLLGTNETFDVITLEPPPPHDAGVINLYTEEFYALAKQRMRPGGVLAQWVPLDFNRGILPKMILKAMMGQFKHVSLWLPSRMEGVAIASDEPLTIDPRTLATRMSQPAVAEDLTANGLRSPEDFLATFIAADAKLAAFVGDVPTLTDDRPRLEYYNWYPLSSISVDELKRLREPVENYLADKSVDEARLDTARTVANAILDEHQATAEGDRSAADAAVRLALKLAPDNSYVDFLDRKLRE, encoded by the coding sequence GTGCCCAATCATGATGATGTTCGAGACGCGATCAGTCTGAAGAACCGGGTTCTGGTCACCGGAATCTTCCTGGCGTCGGGCGCGGCATCGCTGATCCTTCAGGTGCTCTGGTTCAAGCAGTTGCAATTCGTGCTGGGAAGCGCGACCGTCTCCGTCAGCGTCACGGTGGCGAGCTTCTTCTTCGGCCTTTCGCTCGGCAGCGCCGTCGGCGGCCGGGTCGCCGACACCGTCGACCGCCCCCTGAAGGTCTACGGATTTCTCGAACTCGCGCTCGCGCTGGTGTCCCTGGCGGTGACCGCGTTCCTGTCGCATTGGCCGACATGGGTGGGCTGGCTGGCGCCCATGCTGGATCTGGAGTCTCCGCTCCGCCTGCCCCTCATGGTCGCGCTGTCGCTCGCGATCCTGTCGCTGCCGACGATGTTGATGGGCGCAACCCTGCCCTTCCTGGTGCGATACCTGACCCGCGCGCAAACCGACCTCGCCAACCGCATCGGCCTGCTCTACGGCTTCAACACCCTGGGTGCGGCCATTGGCACCTTGACCGTCGGCTTCGTCCTGATGGGTCTCGTCGGGATCACGGGATCGAGCCTGATTGCGGCGGCGCTGTATGTCTGCGTCGGCCTCGCGGCGCTGCTCGTTGCGCGCGGCACGAGTCGCCTGCCGCCCTCTCCGGCCACCACGAATATGCCGGCGCAAGCACCAGGATCGCAGCAGGGCAGCACGACCATCCTGATCTGGGTCTTCGCGTGCTCCGGCTTCGTGTCGATCGCCTATGAGGTGGTCTGGTTCCGCTTCCTGACCAATGTCAGCACCTCGAGCGTCTACGCGTTCTCCGGCATGCTCGGGGTCTACCTACTGGGGCTGGTGATCGGCGCCCTGATCTGCGCCAGGCTGCTCGCGCCCCGCAAGGATCAATTGCTGCGCTACTTCGCCGTCACGCAATTGCTGATCGCGGTTGCCGCCACGCTGACCGTCGGAATCCTCGGCAAGGCGCGCACCGTGGGCGTGGTGCTGCATCCGATCGTCTCAAGCCTGCTTCCGGTCCCGGCGCAGGAACTGCTCGGCGGCGACGTTTCATTCTTCCTGATCTGTGCCATTGCGCTGTTGCTGCCGACCACGCTGATCGGCATCAGTTTTCCGCTGGCCAGCGAACTGACCGTGATGCAGATGAGCGCGCTCGGCCGCAGGATCGGCTCGCTCTACGCCTTGAACACGATCGGTGGCGTGCTGGGCTCGCTGGCGGCGGGATTCCTGCTGATCCCCTATCTGGGCAGCCAGTGGGCGCTCACGGTCCTGATTGCCCTGAACGTCCTGCTCTTTGTCGCGACCGCCGTATCGCAACCGGGTCTTCTCCGAGAGAGGAGCCTGTGGCGACAAGGGACGGTCGCCGCAGGCGTCATCGCCGTATCGCTGCTGCTGTTCACCCCGCATTACCTGGAGCGGGTCCTGACCGCGATCGAAGGCGCCAATGTGCTTGAATTGCGGGAAACCCGGCAGGCGACATTTGCTGTGGTCGAGTATCAGGACGGGGCGGCGGGGACCTATCAGCAATTGGTGGTGAACTCGAAAAGCTATGCCAACAACCGCCCCGAGGGCCGACGCTACATGGCCGCGATGGGGCACTATCCCATTCTGCTGCACCCGGGCGCTGTTGAAACCTCTGTCGTGATTTGCATCGGAACCGGAACCACGGTGGGTGCGGTCAGCACCCATCAGGAACTGCAATCGATCGACGCGGTCGATCTGTCCCCGACGGTGTTCGAGTTCGCGCCGCATTTCGTGCCGATCAACAAGCAGTTCTATCAGAATCCCAAAGTCCACCAGATCGTGGCGGACGGGCGCCACTTCCTGCTCGGGACCAACGAGACATTCGACGTCATCACGCTCGAGCCGCCGCCGCCGCATGATGCCGGCGTCATCAACCTCTACACCGAGGAATTCTACGCACTGGCCAAGCAGAGGATGCGTCCTGGCGGCGTGCTCGCACAATGGGTGCCGCTCGATTTCAACCGCGGCATTCTTCCGAAGATGATCCTCAAGGCCATGATGGGCCAGTTCAAGCATGTCTCGCTGTGGCTGCCGTCCAGAATGGAAGGCGTCGCGATCGCCTCCGACGAACCCTTGACAATCGATCCGCGCACGCTCGCCACGCGGATGTCGCAGCCGGCGGTGGCCGAAGACCTGACGGCAAACGGGCTGCGCTCGCCGGAGGATTTCCTGGCCACCTTCATCGCCGCCGATGCGAAGCTCGCGGCCTTTGTCGGAGACGTGCCGACCCTGACGGATGACCGGCCACGCCTCGAATATTACAACTGGTATCCGCTGAGCTCGATCAGCGTCGACGAATTGAAGCGCCTCCGCGAGCCGGTCGAAAACTACCTCGCCGACAAGTCGGTCGACGAGGCCCGTCTCGACACCGCGCGCACGGTCGCCAATGCGATCCTGGACGAGCACCAGGCCACGGCCGAGGGCGACAGATCGGCCGCCGATGCAGCGGTTCGCCTGGCCCTCAAGCTCGCGCCGGACAATTCCTATGTCGACTTCCTGGACCGCAAGCTGCGCGAGTGA